The stretch of DNA aatcataaatcaatAAACCACATATTCCCCAACGAAGTGTTACAAGTCTATTGTATCAGTATGACCAAAGTTTCAGACCTAGTTAGCTCAATGCTACTCACTCTGACAAGTATTCATAAGCAACACATATGCGTactagtttggtttttttttgtgattcaaGTTCGTGAGATAGACAAATTGGTTAACGATTCCAAAACCTTATCATATCCAATTAGAAACCCGGGAGAGACAAATCTAGtcgaaagaaaatgaaaagagtgAGAGACTTTATTAACTTACTTTGCCTTGTTTTTTGAGCTGAGTGAAAGTATCAGCGAGACCAAGGGTAGGAGAAGAGGTGGAGAGAGACGCCATGGGAGTCAATCTCTTGAAAGAAAGGGATGAatcaggagaagaagaagaatggcgGAATCCGAATTGGGTTTTTGGGgattggaggaagaagacgcCGGATTTGAAAGCAATCGCCATTGGAAGAGAGCTTGTGGATTCTTCAAATTGGGTTTGGTTGAAGAAAGTGAGgattaactaattatataaaCTCTCTCTGACCCACGTTTCGTTTGGGATTAATACGGCAGAAAGTGTTAGGTGAAAGCCACCAGCCAAAGAGTGTGTCAAAGCGCCGTCACTTGCATTTTGGAGCCTATTTTGACTTGGTGATTTTTGTTCTTccgtttttggtttgttaaatcATTTTCCATTTTATACGACAtgtgattttattattaaaacttgACTAAGATTATTCTTTTTTGAACAGTGAATTTGAACTTTCAACTATTTTTCATACATAATACgagattataaattttaattttaatttaagatAACAATTTTGTAAGTTCAACCGTTACCATCCTTTTTTTTCCAAGTGTTATATTTATTGATCCAAACAAGTTTACAAGCCCAAAACCATGTCCAAATGATTACATCAAAGGTTTTTGTGAAGGATAACTCTTGCGCTTCTAACATGTCAATAACAAAAACACGTGGTGTAACCATGTTGCAAGAGAAACGATAAAACTTTCCGTCATCCTTTGCTGTTGAAAACTCCGATACCGGTGAACACTATTGACACCGGAAAATGTGTGAAGCATcaatttttggttgtttctcACCGGAGACAGCTTAAACAGAGAGAATGGATCCAAATACAAGGATTTCAACCCATCTAATTttccaaatcatcaaacaatGAGATCTggcaaaattagaaaaaggaaagaaatttgattgatcCACAAGCTTGCTCAATCGAAGTTCCATATACAAGTAGAAAACGGCTAAAGGCAATCCAAATACGCTGGAAATACGTCTTCTTTTCATTACCTTTTTGTCATAATGATTTGTTGTAAACCACagattttaagaaacaaaaccgGCTTACTAACATCTGAGAGAGAAACAGTAAACCACCCGATCTGGTCGGATTAGATATTGTAGAATCTCAGCGGAAACCACCGGAAACTGTAAAAACCAAACTCGAGGAACTAGTTGGAGATCGCCGAAACGGCCCACCATACATAGATCCagatatattatttaaagtgaaactagataaaactaaaaaaatcggCCAAAAACCGATTTACAGTAAAAGAAAACGATAAAAACCGGCCAAAATCGCATGTGGGAGCCGAATCTGCCGGGCGAAAACCGACCAACCACCGCTGTAAAAACCGGAAGATGTCGGACTGAAGTCAGTTGAACAAACTGGACGGCATTACCAGAAAAATCTGGACGACAGAGTATGGGACAGAAAAACCAGATTAACTCTGGCCGACGAATACAACTAGatgctttctctcttctctgcaagatttttgagagagagaagagagagagaaagcttgtTCAACCGTTACCATCAGTAATTACAAACATTTGCGAGAATAAGCTTTTAAAATCTAGCGATTTAAAACAGTCTGACAAGTATAAGGCGGTTTATATGAGTGTTATCAATCTTTGCCAATCACAACCCCCCTCAAACATAACATTTACAATACAAATGAGCATGATAACCAATGAACACCTTGTTAGACTCATATTTTATATgcaaaaaatacatatatatattataaatatacaatatagtTTTTAATGAATACTTATATCTATGTAAAGCATACACAACAAATCATATACTAAAAAAACCTTATtagtatataaagaaaataaataaataaacaatacaGTATGTTATTATACAGTTTATTCCAAGTAATTGGAGAACAAAGATAAAGCATGTGAAGTTTGACAAGCGAGAAACAACAGACGTGATCCAACATAATCAAATGTACACAGAGTACAGTAAAAATAGAGATGGTAAATTCAAAATGTGATGAGTCAAATAGAGGATCATTACTGTATAATGGTACATACTTCTTTCTCCAACTTCCTTCTCTTCCCTGTATAAATTTCATCATCTCTTGTctgcaatatatttttttaaaaaaatacttcagTTTTTCTTACTTTCCAAATtctctggaaaaaaaaactaaaaataataaaacaaaaatcacctCTTGGTATAATGAAGGTAAAGCCTGAATCCTCTTTGACGCATCAGCCAAGCGTTTCCGTGGCATATGGTTTTCATTTGCCGCATGGTTCTCAGAAACCTATCACAAATCAGGTGACCCTCTTAAGATTCAAATCTTTCACAAACTGGAAAGTGTTTTACTTTGCATCAAACTGAATCACAAAGAGTTTTTTTGGTCCTAATTTGTATACAGTAAACCAGATTAGATTGTCCACTCCCTACACATCACACAATATGTCCAAGGGATTACCTGTTTTCGGATAGCTCCTGTCAGTAGGTCCTGGCATCCTGATGCATACACAATTTCTAATTTTGGACACTGGAGCACCAAAGTCTTTGGCTGCAAATTGCTGCATAAGTTTAAATTTAAGTCCTTGAGCTCTGGGCAGTTTAGGAACAAAGCCTGCATCAAAAGGAAGAAACTATGAGAAGATGGGATTAAGGTAGAACTTTTTAGAGAGCACTGGTGAAGAATCTCACGTCTAAACTAGAGCAACCCCACAAACTGAGTTTCTTCAGCCGTTTATGTTTGATAAACATCTTCTGATTGTAGCCTGGTGTTTTATATGGACTCGGATTCTCTTCAATGATCGGATTATCTAAATTTGGATCAGACACAGTCATGCCACAATCCATCAGCTCAAGAAGGGGCAATTGAGCAGTAGCAAATTGAATGCCACCTGCAAGAATATTCGTTATAGAAGAAATGAGAAACCAGGGATAAACTTATATAAACTACGTATATATAACACATATGCAAGCCAAAGATCAAGAATTTACTTGATGTAATGTTGGGACAAAGAGCAACAAGTAATTTTGAGAGTGTATCTGGTAACACATCGCAGATCATCCCAAGGCCAGTATCAGTAATGCTGGAACTaaaaccaacacaaaaaaaatcatgtctTAAATTTACGCTCTTCATGTGAATACAAAACTGAACCACTAGAGATACATGTAAGATATACtgaacaagaacaagacataCCCACTCAGATCAAGCAATTCAAGGTTTGTGTAACTTGAGGAAATGGCAGCTACAGATGCATCTGTGATATCTATTCCAAGAACTAGCGAGAGCATTCTCAACATCCTGGACAATAAGGAAACTGACATCAATCTCTCAAATGAATATACGAGACTTAAAGTTCCAGAGAATGGTAAAATTTCTTAAATGTGTCTAACGTggatttttttcaaacaaaacgAAGAGTAGAAACATAGATATTAGACAAACCTGAAATTCACAGCAGTAAGCGCAAGTACTACAGGATGTGAAAGCTTCAAAGAGGCTATATGAATGTTCTGCAATCTAGTACAAGTCCTTCCCAAACCATCAACCATTGTTACAAGATCAGTCGAATCATCTTCTTGGCGAGAAAATTCCAGAGAAATTTCTGTAAGATTTGGACAATTGAAGATCTGACCAAAAGAAGAACAATATATTTTACGCTTAGACACATACAAATTCACCATCTGCACTATGGAGACGAAAAAGAGGGAAACTTAATTACCATCTTTGTGAGGGAATGAAGATCCGATAGCCAGAGAGTGGAAAGGCttgatgaagaaagagaaaatccTCCTAGGTTGGAACATCCTTCCATCTTAAGACTTGTAAGTCCACGTTTATTAGCAACAAAGCGACCCAGCTCATCCCTATTCATACAATAAAACCATTGAACAATCAAAGACAGATCcagagaagaacaacaacacaacaatttCTAAGTCCATCAAAACCATAAATCCCCGTCAGAAGCAAAAATCTAAGATAAATCACATGCTAAATGACTGCTTACCCCAGATGAATGTACATCAAACAGAACCAACAGTTTCTACAATCATGACACTGATCCCATAAAACTCAAAGAAGCCTAATCATCTCAATCTCGCATAGCAACTCAAAAAATCTGGACTCGAACAAGACTATTTACCCAGTAATCCTATTGACAGCTGCACCCGAAGTAGAAATCTCCAAAACCTCCAGGTTAGGACAAGAAAATGCAATACAGGCCAGAGTTGTCGCATCAAAATCACTGCACATAtacaagagaacaaaaaaatccaaTCAGAAACATGGATCGTTACGATTAATTGCAATTAATCCAAGAATCAGAagacaattaatatttttttagtttatcaaTCGTCGATAATTATAAAGAGTTCATTAATCCATAACTTTAAACTCGATTATTCTAATTCATTAGAGAACTCTCAGATCTAAATAGATCTTACGAAAAAatgaatcaaatcaatcaatcacctCTCGATCTTAAGTGAGAGTCTAATAAGTCGAGGACACTTTTGTAATAAAGATCCGATGTATCCAATCTGAGCTCTCTCCGGAACCCTAATACGAAGCTCCTCAGCCGCTTTCCACATCTTCCTCGATGTCTCTCTCCATCCTTTACAAACCCTAGCCGCCATCAGCAAACTCGAAGGCGGGAGCCTCTTAAGCACCTCCCATAAACCCACGGCATGAAACCTTCCCGGTTGAACGATATCCGTATCCAAATGAAGATCCAGATCCGTCGACGCAGCGTCCAGATCGGGCTCATCCAGTGAATTACTACGCGCATCGACGTCGTCGAAAGACAAAGCGCGGCGCAAGTGAGTGAATGACTGACGAGAAGACGGCGCCGCTGTTAAGGATAAGACGGTAGAACGGGAAGAAGAAGCGGCGGCGGAGATGCAGCTGGTGACCGGCTCGGTGGCGATCGGAGTAGTGGGAACATCAGATGGAGTTGGAGTTAAGAGACAGACATGGCCTTTCTTAGGTTGACCACATCTACCGCAATTGTAACTACCTCGGTTTTTTCTAATGCGCTGAGATTCAAGCGCGGCTGAGATCGCGGCGGTTGCGGTGGCTGGAGAAATATGCGGCTGAGGTTGCATCGTTAGATTtgggagatagagagagagaggagggagATGGAGTTTGGGGGGAGTGAGATTTGGGATTGGGAGTGGAGGCAGAGagatgaaaagaacaaaaaatgaaaaccaaaatgaaaagaagaaaaaaaaataaagaggagGGAAGCAACGGCGGGAGATAAAATGGTGTTTTCGCGCGACTGATTTCGAAAGACACCGAAGcaaaaattgatgttaaaattgttgaaaaatgAAAGACGGTAGCCGCTCAGCTAATAATAACAAAGGAGCGTGAGGTCTACTAGCTTCGTGAATTACAGTTTTACCCCTTAGTTTTTTTGGGAATATATCACGTggtcttcttttgttgttgtagacGTTGGGATCCACTGTACTTACCAGTGCCGATAATAAGttgactaatattatttttttgctattttgtaAGGAAAAGATTCTtcctatatttaaaaaaaaaaaacaattagtagTAATTAGTTACTAGTTAAAGCAAAGACAATGAATAAATATTAGTAGAGAATCTGGAAATCGTGTCGTGATAagctaataaattaaattatgacatagtatttgatttatctttattttttggttggaacatatttattacaaaaatctctctttgtacataatttttatttattttaatggtcattcaatattttataaataatgtttaatagaattaattattttttactatttagtacagatttttaacattttggtagggatattttttgttgtaaattatatctctattatattatatatttcctttAATTTCAGATATTTTCACTTCTAATTATTagtctaaaaataaatattttggtatcttatataatatagttgaGTTTCTCCTAAAACTTTCAACCTGAGACTAACAGATGTCCAGAGCTTAACATCTGtccaaaattcacaaaattacttAACACCTTTAATAATACACTAATATACATATGTCTTTTTCCTCAAATTTAAACACATTAATATCcattttaattaaacttaaatatattattatatctaaatacctaatatatattttaaaaaaatcatacaacaaaaaataacatcatGAGTCATGACACACTTTATGGTTGACCAACCAATTAATACATTTAAATGTAAATTATCTACATAAATAACATACAGTATATGTAATTTGTTATCAACAAGCAAACACCTCTAAATATCTTACAAGACAGAGTATTACAAACTATTTTCTAATGTattaacatacaaaaaaattgtaataaattaagctaaaaatatactatagacaatttataataaaacataacatcaaacatatttattatatctaaCTAATATTATCAGCCCAATTATTGGCGGTTTCACTTatgtacataatattttttgttaccGTTATGAGATTGATTTTGCTTCAATTgcaattacaaaattatttataaatacataCTTTTAATTTTGACTCTCCCAAGTCGCTCACCAAAGTTGTCTACATTAAATAACGTAATTAACTAATATATGTAACGTAAATTTGTAAAATGGATTCTCCAACTGTTTTTTAAATGTATACTTTTTAATTCATTGAGTTTTGCATGAATGAATTTTAATATGaatctaggtttttttttgtagtgcaCAAGTCTACTTGCAATTTattcaagacaaaaaaaaaattacaaacaaacatGACTTGAAATCACAGTTTCATGGGCATCAGCCTCAACAAGCGACTCCACAACAATAAGAGTATCCTCTAACATATGCAAGCCTTAAGGCAAAGTAAAAATATAGTTGGATCATCTGTTGTTAAGACGATTAGCTTGCCTATAAATATGTGAAAGTTGAACTATCCATTCCCGAGATACAAAGCAATGATACAAActaaaatgaaagagagaatcGGTCTCTTcaactaaagtatattttcgACAATATTTAATATAGAGTGCGCTATTGTAATGACAACTAcaatttattttcaagaaaatcGATTATTAAaaggttaaacaaaaattaaaattgttttttaatgtaTGCAAAAACTTTAAACGACAACTAATTTGAATGAGAGGGAGAATCAATCTAAAGACATGTATTTTAGTGTGGGATTTTAGTAACTCACATAACTAACATATATGTAAgtatcatataataaaaaaaaaacaaatttatatataatagaaaatggTCTCTCCTAGTAACCAATCAAAAAGAACTATTTTATCATATAAGATAGAACAATgtacatttcacaaaaaaaagatagaaaaatgaatatgtctaatagttagttttttctaattgtatttaatattctgttataataaaaataacaaatttaagtaATACAACAATATGTTTGTTCGTTTGCTTGCCGTAGGTATCTGCGTCTTGACGCTGCGGCAAACGCTGCGACCTACGTCTATGTTTTTAAACGTTGTTTCGATTCAACGGTTAAACGTAGATGCAGCCGCTGTCGCTGCCGCAACCGTCTGCATCAACCAAACGAAAAACGTCCAATGAAGTTAGAGGattaaaaacacaataaaacatataaatttttatatatccagatttattaaaaatacattaaaaaataaaataaaaaatcatgaaaaatctcaaaaaggaaaacaaatccGCCGAATGGGCGGACTACGAcctagtaaaatatatattttggttgttttgtaactttgttaACTGTTTGGTGGGAGACTCTGAATAGTGACCGTGTTGAATTTATCGATTTGTCAAAAGCTTATTTCATTCGCAACGATGCTAACATGAAGTCTCACGTGGTGGCTTCAAAGATAAAAGCTCATCAcagtacccaaaaaaaactaacaaagcaaaagaaaactcGATATTGTTCATATATCTATACAGCCGTTAC from Camelina sativa cultivar DH55 chromosome 9, Cs, whole genome shotgun sequence encodes:
- the LOC104712068 gene encoding F-box/LRR-repeat protein 17 is translated as MQPQPHISPATATAAISAALESQRIRKNRGSYNCGRCGQPKKGHVCLLTPTPSDVPTTPIATEPVTSCISAAASSSRSTVLSLTAAPSSRQSFTHLRRALSFDDVDARSNSLDEPDLDAASTDLDLHLDTDIVQPGRFHAVGLWEVLKRLPPSSLLMAARVCKGWRETSRKMWKAAEELRIRVPERAQIGYIGSLLQKCPRLIRLSLKIESDFDATTLACIAFSCPNLEVLEISTSGAAVNRITGDELGRFVANKRGLTSLKMEGCSNLGGFSLSSSSLSTLWLSDLHSLTKMIFNCPNLTEISLEFSRQEDDSTDLVTMVDGLGRTCTRLQNIHIASLKLSHPVVLALTAVNFRMLRMLSLVLGIDITDASVAAISSSYTNLELLDLSGSSITDTGLGMICDVLPDTLSKLLVALCPNITSSGIQFATAQLPLLELMDCGMTVSDPNLDNPIIEENPSPYKTPGYNQKMFIKHKRLKKLSLWGCSSLDALFLNCPELKDLNLNLCSNLQPKTLVLQCPKLEIVYASGCQDLLTGAIRKQVSENHAANENHMPRKRLADASKRIQALPSLYQETRDDEIYTGKRRKLEKEVCTIIQ